From the genome of Aerococcus sanguinicola:
TTTTGTCCAAGGTTGGATTTAAATCCAACCTTTTAATGAAAGAAGTTTACAGCTTTAAAAATTCTAAACTTCTTTCATTAAAAGTTGATAATTATCAGATAATCCATGCACCTATTGAAGTTGAATATAGAAGGACCTAGCAAAAGCTCTGATAAGATAGAATTGAAGGCTTTTCATATTTGTTAGAAAGTAGGAATGATATTGAACAAATTAAAAGAGGGAATCATCTACAATGCTATCGGTAAGTATTCCAATGTGGTTATACAAATACTTCTCCAAGTAATACTAGCACGTCTTATCACACCAGCTGAGTTTGGGATTGTAGCAATTGTCAATGTGTTCTTGGTTTTCTTCCAACTTCTAGCAGATTTCGGCATTGGACCAGCAATTATACAAAGAAAAGATATTGATCGTCATGAAACCAATCAAATTTATTCTTTTTCGATCTATTTTTCTTTATTTTTAGCGATTATTTTTGCGGTGCTTGCCCACCCAATTAGTCAATTTTACAATAAACCGGAGCTTGTTCGAGCAGTTCCTGTTATGGCGATTGCCTTGCTTTTTAACAGTTTGTGCATGGTTCCCCAAAATTTATTGCTAAAAGAAAAACGTTTTAAACAGGTGAATTTTACCCAAGTCATGGGTAGTTTGTTTAATGGAATTTTTTCTGTGACCTTTGCTTATTTGGGCTTCTCTTTTTACTCCATTATCTTTGGTAATATTGCAAGAGCGCTTGTTCAATTAGTGATTTATTTATTTAGTACCAAATTGAAGTTCGCTTTTAAAGTTTCACTTGAACCCCTTAAAAAGATTTTTCCTTTTGCTAAGAACCAGATGTTGTTTAATATCATCAATTACTTTTCAAGAAACTTGGATAGTATCTTAATTGGGAGATATATGCCAGCAGACCAGTTAGGTTATTATGATAAATCCTATCAGTTAACTTTGTATCCCAATACTATTTTTACTGGGGTCATTACTTCTGCAATCCAACCGATTTTTTCTGATTTTCAAAATGATCTCATTCAGATTAAAAACGGTTATCTTAATATATCTAAGGTATTAGCTAATTTCGCCATTCCTTTGACAATCTTTTTATTCTTCTCAGCAGAAGATATTATTTATTTTCTCTACGGTGCCCAGTGGGGAGAGAGTGTGCTCGTCTTTCAAATTTTAAGTATCTCAATATGGATCCAGATGTTGCAATCAACAACTGGGGCTTTTTTCCAATCAGCCAATCGAACAGATCTCTTGCTCTTATCAGGCATACTATCAACAACGCTCAATATCATTAGTATCATTATTGGAGTTTACAAGGGTTCCATTTATTGGGTTGCAACGATGGTCGTTATCAGCTTTAGCCTAAACTTTTTCCAGACTAATTACTTAATGTTAAATAAAGCCTTTAATAGTAACATAAGAGAGTTCCTATTCGTGCTGATTAAACCATTGATTATTGGATTCATAACTTTACTAGCTTTTATCATACTACCAAGCTTACCTTTTAACTCATTCATTAACTTGTTTATTAAAGGAATTATCTTCTTAGTCAGCTTGCTCATTGGTCTGTTAGTTACTAAGCAATGGGAAGACTTGATGAAGCTGATAAGAGGATAAGTGTTTTTAGGAATCTAAATAATAAACTATTTTGTACTCTTTAGCTTTTCTTTTATTGTTCTAGATTTATCTGTGTAAAAAATGTATTATTAAGTTGTAGTAAAGTGAAGTATGCATGGGAAGTAATCAATATATTATATATCTTAATAAATAATCCCTCTAAAAAGCTTATCTTTTAGAGGGATTATGTTATGATTGAAAACTTTTTATCTCTATATTCTTTAGGATCTACTAAGTTTTCAAATTGATTACTGTATTTAAATTTTTATTACATAATTTTATTAGAAGAGAAGTATATCATTAGAATGATAGGTATCAGATTTTTGCTATATCTAAGTAGAGATTTAAAATTTTGAATTCTATAATTTTGACAAATTATCCGAACATCATCTTTTTACATATGTCATAAATTTTAGCTAACGCGTTTATTAGGTTATCGGCGTATTTATCCACAATGACCATAAAAGGCTTCTCAAAAAATTTTTGCCTTATTAAATCTATCACCGTGCATATTGCATAAACTAATAAGACCACAATAATAGAGTACGGGATTAAAAGTAAGGAATTTTGATATTGATAATTTTGGAAAATATTAATCCATAAAATAGGCCTTAATATAATATTCTCGTGAATAAGATACACACCAAAAGTTGCAGTTGCTAATGTATTTATAGAGTTAGTATAGTTCATTTGAAGATTTGTAAATGCTAAGAATAGGGTCAGGGAAATTAGTAGAACAGGTATCTTTTCCATACCATAAAAATATGTTGCATAGGTGGAAAAGATATTCCATTGTGTTCCTAATAAAGTAAAAACTATACTCGATAAATACGTTAATAATGAAAAGATTCCGCACATTATAAAATATCTTTTAGTGGTAAAGGTGTGGTTAAATCCATATAAACGAACATATCCAGCGAGCGCGTATAAAGTTACGAACCACCACAAGGGATTACTTTGAAAGTCTGAAGTTGTAAAGGTAGGGATGACTGACCACATGATAATAAGCAATGTTAGAAAAATTTGATAAGTCTTCTTACTCAGTGAATTGAGTAATATATTTAAAAATGGATGAATAATGTACAGCACGAAATAAGTACTTGCAAACCACCATGAAGAGAAAGTGATCGGGAATAGCGATTTTACAGCTGTTATGATTTCATAATCATGAATCTTAAATATCGAACATATAGCAAATATACTTAGTGAGTAAAAAATTATCTGTCCCCAAAGTTTTATGATTTTTCTAATATCAAGAATTTTGCTACAGTTTGTTATAAGAAAATATCCTGTTATTAGAATAAAAATATTAACGCCAACCTTGCCGCCTAATACAATTAAATTATACCAAAGACGGGGTATGGTAATAATTGACGTTTCCTAATTAAATCCACCATGTACTGCAAAATGGTGAAAAATAATCATTATAATTGAAATTATTCTTAATAGTTCAATGTTACTTTGCCTGTTTAGTTTTGAGCTTTTCATACTATACAGAAACTCCTTTCTTTTATTGTTATACCGTTAGTATTCAATCATTGTAGGTAACTATGTATGTGAAAATTAAACTAGAGTATTTTATAGATTATACTAGATTAGTTAGATATAATTAAATTAGTAACTATTTTAGATTTGAGGAGGAGTCGTTATGAATTTAGACACAGTGGTAAATCAGATTCGAAATTCAAATATTATTCATCTCCATATGTGTCAAAAGAATCCTCAAGGATACGTAACTTTTACACCAAATATCACAGATCAGGTTAAAAATGAGCTTAAGAGAATATCAATTGATTATCTTGAGACTAAAGCAAACATTAAGCAAGTCGAATATAACCCAACAAGAACTATTTCAGGAACAGTTGAAACCGTTAAATTCCAAGATTTTGATTCAGTTACTGAATTTTTTGAAACTTTTAAAGAAGAGGCTGGAATTGGTGAAATAACACCTATTCTTATAGATTTTTTCATATATGAATTTGAAATTCAAGATAAAAGTATTTATCTCTTTAGGAGACACAATAAGAATAAGGCACTTAGAAAAGGTATACTTGGTAAAATATTAAAAGGCTATTATAAGAGTATTGAAACCGAGGATATATTAACAATAGATGATAAAATTGATTTTTTAGTATACGAAAATGAGATTATTGTATTTTATCATACTGCTTTTGAGAGAATATTTAATTTAGATGCCGAATTTTACGATAAAGCTGAAATTGTATTGGAAGCAGATATGTTTAAAAATAAAATAATTGGATATGATGCTTTAAAAGAAGATCTTCTGGATAATAAAAATTTGGTTAAAAGAGTTTCAAAATTAGAAGGTGATATAGATAAAGCCACTATGTTTTTAAAGCATATGCGTAGAACGGAGGCTGTAATAAATCGTTTTGATTTACCGATTTCTATAATTGGGGATCAAATTTGTTACGAAGATAAGAGTCAGTTAGGAGAAATTGTACTTTTGATGCAGGATGCATATTACAGAACTTTTATTGGAGAGGAAGACGGAGTAGACGAAGGGAGATAAAGTTATTATGAACCTTTTGTTTAGGATCCTTTTATATATATCATCATATCTTCCACTTGTTGTTTTGATTTTCATTCAAAATATGTATGATTTAACTTGGAAAGCTGCCTATAAGACACTAGTAAACAATATTTTTTTTTGGAAAGTAGTATTTTTAGCAGTATTATTTTCAAGTATGGCATTAATATTCTGGTTAATTGCTATAAAAAAGGAAAGTGCATCTGATGGCAGGAAATATAGTGTTGATAATTTGAAAGAAATTGATGTAGAAGTACTGAATTATTTTGTAACCTACATAGTACCTTTGTTATCATTAGATATATCTTCTAAAACTAGTATACTAGTTAATTTTCTGTTTATTGTATTATTAGGAATATATTTCGTAAGGAATAATGCTCTCCATTTTAATATTATGTTAATTTTATTAGGATACCATATATACACGAATGATAAAGATCATATTATTATTTCTAAAAGAACATTATATGAAATAAAAAATAACGCTCTCAAAGCTGATCAAATAGGTACTAGTCAAATTTTTTACATTTAACTTTTTTAATATTATAGATATTCGTTAATAAACTATATTCTTAAGTTAATAAAAGATCAAACTGAAAGATTAAATTTTAAAATCAAGGCAACTGAAAATGTAGATTATAAGCAGATTTACATACCCATTAACACATTTTCAGTTGCCTTTTAATCTAGTGTTTCAGATTGACTTTTTAGAATAAAATAAATGAAAGCGAGAATACCGATGAAAAAATCCTTCCTACCTCTAGCCACGACTTCCTTGATCCTCACCGCATTTCTTGCCCAGGGCGAGCAGGTCCAGGCCGAAGAGCAGCCCGCTGCAGAATACGCTGCGAGTGATAAGCTAGTTGAAAGCAGCCCAGCAGCAGATTTAGCTAGACCAAGCGAAGTAAAACCAGCGCCAACTCGTCCAGAATCTGCTCCTAGTGAGGAAGCAAGTTCAAGCTCTGCCGATGACCGCCACCAAGCCTATCGTAAAGAGCAGGATCAGAAGGTTATTGAAGACTATGAGAAATTAGTTGAAACGCCGGTTGAGGTGGTGATTTCTAATACTAATGAGAGTATTAAAATGCCTCCCCAGGATGAAAACGAGGATGTCATTTATAAGCAAACTTATACCGGCAAAGCTGTTATTCCAAAAGGTGAATCTATACCAACCTTGGACTTGGATACTAATTTGGATGAACCAATTATTCTGCAGTCATTCGTAAATCTTGATCAAGAAAAAGCTAAAATAGATGGCCTAGCAGCGATTAAAGAATTACGTTCGATTGTTTGGGATATGGAAGGAAACAGTGAATTAATCGGTGAACAAGTTAATCCTAAAACTGGCGAACGGGTTGAGGGGGTTTGGATTAATGGTAAACGTCTTCGAGATCGATTGAAAGCTGAAGGTATTAGTACCAAGGAAGAATATGTTAATCGTCTTTCGTGGAATAGTGATTTAGAAAATTTAGCTTTGTTAAATCTAGGGGAAGCTAAGGATGCTTATTTTTCTTTAAGAGATTATGAAGAGCTTTCTAAAACGACTAATGCTAATGAATCATATTGCGATAGAGTAGTCCTTAATGAAATTAATAGTTCTTTGACTTTAAAAGAAAATATTGTTAAACAGTTTGGGTTAGATGTTATAACTCAGCATAGTTATAATCAAGGGATAGAAGAATCAAATATTTCAAAATTTTTGAATCTAGTATTAAATCCTAGAAATAGGTCATTCGCCTTAGCTGTAGATTATCAGCCATGGGAATCAGATAGACCTAAATCATTTAGTCTAATATCTTCAGATAAATATCAGGAAAAAGATGCTTCCAAGAATTATAAAGGCGAATTTATTATTCTGTTTAACCAAAATTTTAAAGAGCATAGCCAATATCAAAGTATTGATTTTCCACCAATTTTTGAAGGATCACAATATGAATTGCCAATTTTTGTAAACTCTTATGGTGCGAGTCGTAGATTGGTACACAGCTTTGAAGGAAATAGGTATTCATTAAATTCTGAAATTGTTAAATTCAATGAGGATGGGTCAATAACAGCTCTTAAGCCTGGAAAAACAATTTTATTTATTAATATTGACGGTATACTTAAATCGATGACTGTGGAAGTTGTACCTTCACCGATTGTTGAAGATAAAATAACTGTATGGGACGGTAAATATGTTTACCCAATATACATAAAAAATCCTGATATGTATGTTGGAGAAGAGCGCGTGATAGAGGAGGGTCGACCTTCTTTACGCTATTATTTAACCCGAGATATTTTATCGGTAGATGGTAAATTTTTAAATAGAGAGTTTTTGAAAGATTGGGAGATTCCAGGGATTGATCAGGTTATTGAATATGGAACTAAGAAAAGACCTGATAAGAAAGCTGCACCTAGAGATGTAATTACAGGCCACCTTTACGAATCCATCCCCGGTTACTTCGAAGTTCTCCCAGGCTACCACATCCGCCTGGTCCCTGAAACCGAAGATCAGGTGCTTCGAATTAATGAGCAGAATTTCAAGACGGTGATTCAGCCGCGCGACGATCTGGCTTTGGGTGAGCATGTGATCATCCAGGACGGCGTGAATCGCTATACCGAGGTCACCAATCGGATTTATAAGGGCCACCAGAATAATATCCTCAAGACCCAGGAGATTTCTCGCCAGGACTTCCCCGGCCAAGACCTGATTATTGGTGTTGGCACAGGCAAGGGTGGTGCAGAACTTCCTGGAGAGGAGGGCCCTGTAGAGAAAGCACCAGCTTCAAGAGTTCCTGAAGAGACTGTTTCTGAGACGAAAGTAACGCCAGTTAAGGAGACGGGTGAAAAAGCACCGAATCTTAGCCCAGGTCATGCGGCTAAGCAAGAGGGGACTGAGATGCCTCATGTAGAGGAGGATAGACCGACTCCTTCGCGCAACGGACAGGCTGAGGAAGAAGGTTTTGATCAGGTGACGACGGGTGCTGTAAGTACGGAAGCTTCTGTTGAAGGTCCAGTTGTGGCAGCAGCTCAAGACGAAGTTGGTCCTGATCTAGTAAGTGCAGTAGCAGTGTCTATAGATTCTGGTCAGATGAGTCAAGGTATTGATGAAGTATCTGCAAGTGAAGCGCTTGCATCTCAAGATGAGAAGTCAATGGATCACTCGGAAGCTCAAGGAAGCCGAGCAGGTGCCTCAGAAGAGTCTGATTCAGCGAAGGACCAAGCAAAGGGTAAGATTGCTCAAGTGACAGCTTCTAGTCAGTCGCAAGTAAGGTCCAGTTCAGATCCATTTGTTCACAGCCCAAGCGTTTCCACCCAGCTCCCCAAGACAGGCGCACGATCACTCCAGCCTGCCCTAAGCCTAGGACTGTCTAGCCTAGCACTCGGCTTGTGTCTAAGTTTGCGTGCTGGCAAGAAGGGGAGAAAAGAGTAATGATAGAGGATAGCTAAATAAGGACATCCCCCTAGAAGTAGTGTTTCTAGGGGGATGTATTGTGCATGGAAGCTTTTTTGCTTTTTGAGGTGGTATAATAGAGGTGAATTTGTGGTGGGAGGACTGGCAAAAACTATCAATCTGAAATTAGCTTTGATATTTGGAGAACAATTATTTTGAGAGTAAAGTAATTTTATGAGACAAATTTTTTAAGTTATTGAAGTTTAGAAAAATTAGATGGGGTGTTTTATATCAATCAACATGAACAAGTAAATTTACTATCAAAAAGTTTAATTAGTTATGATGGTCAGACATTGTTAAGGTTAATGTCAACAGTAAATGATGGTGTCTTTATATTGTTTATACTACCTTATTTAGCTTTACATATACGTTCTTCAAGTGAATTTTTAGAATTAGAAATGAATAATGATGATTTCGTTGAAAAAGTAAAAGATATTAGGAATGGTCTTAAGTTTTTCTCTGATGGCCATTCTAAAACTCGTAGAAAGGTCAAAGAAGTATCTGATACACAAGATAATTTTTTTGTAAATCTAATGCGATTTCCTATACTTAAAAATTTAAAATTGCATTATGATTTAGGAATATATTTTGATGAAAAAGGTAACTTGATTGGGAATACTCAATGCGCTTCAATATGCTTAAATATAGAATATGATCAAAACATTTTAGGAGAAGAGTGTTTTAAAATAGGATGTGGAATGGGCTCTCAAATACGGTCTATAGTAGAATATAATAGATGTTTTATTGACTTTTCAGATGTGACTTTATTTAAGGATAAAAAACCTGTTCTATTTTATAAAGATTATCATACAGATAAAATGGATAATGTATTTCGAATAGCTCTAAGTAAAGAGCAGAATTTAATGTTACTTCATTTAGCCAGTATATTGGGGTTCACCAATAATTATCTTTTGAGATATCTTGATGCCGATAATAACTGGGTATTTCGTATTCTATATGTTAACGTTCATAATGTTTTTACCGCATTAAATAGATTTGAAGCATATTTACAACAAAACGATAAGGAGAAAATTAATCTCTCTCAATTAACTTCATTGCTAAATTATGGGAAAAAGGAAATTATTTCTAGTACTTTTAGAAATTGTATGATGCACTATGGATTTATTGATAAAAATTCCAGTGTAGTGATATCAAAAAATAATTTTAACACAGGGAAAATGTGGTTTGGTTTAGTAGAAGAGTGTTTTAATGGTAAAAAATATGAAGAATACCATCAAGATTTAATACAATATTCAAAAGAACTAGAACAATGGTTAAATTCTTTCTTTAATTTTGAAAAAGAAAGGTTAACTAGACTTTAGTAGCTTAGTTTAAAGTATTGGAAACTAATTTTTTTAGCTAGCCATGATATTTTAGATAGAGAGGAAGTATCCTATGAAAGGCAAAATAAGTTTACTTTTACTCGCTAGCCTGGCCTTGTCCGCCTGCGCTGGATCGACCACTGACCAGGGAGCGGCATCAAGTGTTTCTGAATCTGCACCTAAACAAGCAGTTTCATCAGTCGCCAAAGTTCAATCTTCTAGCACTTCATCAAGTGAGAGCTCAAGCCAACCCAACAGCTCTGAGAGTCAGGCACCAGCTAAGCGCGAGGAAGCACCAGTTGAGCCAGATTCCAGAGCTCTCTACCAAGCCGAGGAGTACCAAGAATCCAAGGAATATCCCGGCTACACCAACAAAGAAGTTGAAATGGTCCGGGTCTGGTTAAGTTTAATGGATAATACCGAGCTTTTTCCTTATGGCAATGATGGCGACCACATAGACGCTAGTTTCTTACCAGCAGGAAGCCCAGTGGATCCCAACGCGCCAGAGCTTTCTCCAGTCTGGCCCAATGACACCTGGAGTTTACATATGGGCAAAACCATGGCAGGGGCTTCCATCTTCCAATATTCCAGTAATTACGATGGCACGGTTACTATTTATCGGTGCCCCTACCACTGGCACAGTAGTCCAGAAGCCGACGCAGCACTTGCAGTCGAAGTCTTAGAAAATGCCTTCGTACTACCTGTCGAACCCTACACCCCAAGCCAAGTCCAACCACTCCTCGATGCATTGCAAATATGGGACGAGTGAAAGACTTCCCACATAACCGCAAAAAATCCCCCTAGAACTAGCAGCCTCTAGGGGGATATCTTGTAATGTAGATCTATCTGTGCTCAGTGTATTGTTCTAGTGGTTGAACGCTATTCTTGGTGGTTGAACAAGAAGTGATAATCGACTAGCCCATACTAACCCACACGCTTATCCCACACCTAAGCGATAAATATTCCGTGAAGCTAGAACTTTAAGGGAGTGAGCTGACATGATTGGTCTACATACTTTCTACGGTTATTATAGCATTGAATGGGACGATTGGGTAATTGTGGATTAAATTTATTAACTACGACTCGATTTCAATTGCAGGGGGTCCATATTCATTTGAAAATTTAGTTTAGTCTATTAAATTACTGATGAAACACATAATCTGTATTTTTTCTTTTGGCTTTTAACAATGACACAACACTGAAATCTAAGGTAAAGGTTAATCTCAAAGTATTGTGTAGATTAAATTCAAATAATAATTCTGGAAAACACTAGATATAGTGCGAAGGTTATGTTGAAAAAACTATATGTAGTCGTTTAGAATTGAACTATAAGAATTATGGAGGGGATTAATAATGAGATTAAGCAAGTATAACTTAGAAGAAGACTTTGTAATCGAAGGTTTGTGGTTTTTGGATGGTCAAAATATTAGAGATCACTATTTTGGAAGTTTAACATATAATTCAGATAATATTATATTAAGAATTCAGGGTTTAGATGTAGAAACAGATCAAATCCAAAGATTATATGGTTTATCGCAAGATGGAAAACTTATAATTTTGAATAATATTATCATGAAGAAGTGGAATAGTTCAATACCCGGCTACGTAGTTAGTGATTTTATAGTAAATTCATTTTTTATCATTGAAGTGCTTTTTGGCGAGGCTTTCAATGAGAATGGTATAAACTCTGATGTGTTGGATCTTTTTTCAAAAGACTACAGAATATTAAAAGTTGATAAATTAAAGTTTGGGATCGAGACGATTACTGATATTTTAAATAGGAAAAACTTTGAAGAAATAGAAGATCGAATTAATAGTACCTATCAGTTTATATTTAAACCTTCCTCGGCGATAAAATACACTATTACAGATCA
Proteins encoded in this window:
- a CDS encoding G5 domain-containing protein, whose amino-acid sequence is MKARIPMKKSFLPLATTSLILTAFLAQGEQVQAEEQPAAEYAASDKLVESSPAADLARPSEVKPAPTRPESAPSEEASSSSADDRHQAYRKEQDQKVIEDYEKLVETPVEVVISNTNESIKMPPQDENEDVIYKQTYTGKAVIPKGESIPTLDLDTNLDEPIILQSFVNLDQEKAKIDGLAAIKELRSIVWDMEGNSELIGEQVNPKTGERVEGVWINGKRLRDRLKAEGISTKEEYVNRLSWNSDLENLALLNLGEAKDAYFSLRDYEELSKTTNANESYCDRVVLNEINSSLTLKENIVKQFGLDVITQHSYNQGIEESNISKFLNLVLNPRNRSFALAVDYQPWESDRPKSFSLISSDKYQEKDASKNYKGEFIILFNQNFKEHSQYQSIDFPPIFEGSQYELPIFVNSYGASRRLVHSFEGNRYSLNSEIVKFNEDGSITALKPGKTILFINIDGILKSMTVEVVPSPIVEDKITVWDGKYVYPIYIKNPDMYVGEERVIEEGRPSLRYYLTRDILSVDGKFLNREFLKDWEIPGIDQVIEYGTKKRPDKKAAPRDVITGHLYESIPGYFEVLPGYHIRLVPETEDQVLRINEQNFKTVIQPRDDLALGEHVIIQDGVNRYTEVTNRIYKGHQNNILKTQEISRQDFPGQDLIIGVGTGKGGAELPGEEGPVEKAPASRVPEETVSETKVTPVKETGEKAPNLSPGHAAKQEGTEMPHVEEDRPTPSRNGQAEEEGFDQVTTGAVSTEASVEGPVVAAAQDEVGPDLVSAVAVSIDSGQMSQGIDEVSASEALASQDEKSMDHSEAQGSRAGASEESDSAKDQAKGKIAQVTASSQSQVRSSSDPFVHSPSVSTQLPKTGARSLQPALSLGLSSLALGLCLSLRAGKKGRKE
- a CDS encoding lipopolysaccharide biosynthesis protein, which codes for MILNKLKEGIIYNAIGKYSNVVIQILLQVILARLITPAEFGIVAIVNVFLVFFQLLADFGIGPAIIQRKDIDRHETNQIYSFSIYFSLFLAIIFAVLAHPISQFYNKPELVRAVPVMAIALLFNSLCMVPQNLLLKEKRFKQVNFTQVMGSLFNGIFSVTFAYLGFSFYSIIFGNIARALVQLVIYLFSTKLKFAFKVSLEPLKKIFPFAKNQMLFNIINYFSRNLDSILIGRYMPADQLGYYDKSYQLTLYPNTIFTGVITSAIQPIFSDFQNDLIQIKNGYLNISKVLANFAIPLTIFLFFSAEDIIYFLYGAQWGESVLVFQILSISIWIQMLQSTTGAFFQSANRTDLLLLSGILSTTLNIISIIIGVYKGSIYWVATMVVISFSLNFFQTNYLMLNKAFNSNIREFLFVLIKPLIIGFITLLAFIILPSLPFNSFINLFIKGIIFLVSLLIGLLVTKQWEDLMKLIRG
- a CDS encoding acyltransferase family protein; protein product: MITIPRLWYNLIVLGGKVGVNIFILITGYFLITNCSKILDIRKIIKLWGQIIFYSLSIFAICSIFKIHDYEIITAVKSLFPITFSSWWFASTYFVLYIIHPFLNILLNSLSKKTYQIFLTLLIIMWSVIPTFTTSDFQSNPLWWFVTLYALAGYVRLYGFNHTFTTKRYFIMCGIFSLLTYLSSIVFTLLGTQWNIFSTYATYFYGMEKIPVLLISLTLFLAFTNLQMNYTNSINTLATATFGVYLIHENIILRPILWINIFQNYQYQNSLLLIPYSIIVVLLVYAICTVIDLIRQKFFEKPFMVIVDKYADNLINALAKIYDICKKMMFG
- a CDS encoding Kiwa anti-phage protein KwaB-like domain-containing protein; amino-acid sequence: MNLDTVVNQIRNSNIIHLHMCQKNPQGYVTFTPNITDQVKNELKRISIDYLETKANIKQVEYNPTRTISGTVETVKFQDFDSVTEFFETFKEEAGIGEITPILIDFFIYEFEIQDKSIYLFRRHNKNKALRKGILGKILKGYYKSIETEDILTIDDKIDFLVYENEIIVFYHTAFERIFNLDAEFYDKAEIVLEADMFKNKIIGYDALKEDLLDNKNLVKRVSKLEGDIDKATMFLKHMRRTEAVINRFDLPISIIGDQICYEDKSQLGEIVLLMQDAYYRTFIGEEDGVDEGR